A single genomic interval of Plodia interpunctella isolate USDA-ARS_2022_Savannah chromosome 14, ilPloInte3.2, whole genome shotgun sequence harbors:
- the LOC128675482 gene encoding mitochondrial 2-oxoglutarate/malate carrier protein-like isoform X3 — protein sequence MMAICVVQPFDLVKTRMQLQGKAAKKETLYSVGKEIIRCEGYRGFYTGLSAALFRQATYTTARLGSFNVLTDYYTPSYGVPTFGAKLMLGVLAGAIGATIGNPAEVALIRMTADGRLPKARRRNYKHIFNALGRIASEEGVLALWRGVAATVTRAMVVNGAQLGTYTQAREMLLPSLGDGMFLHFCSSMISGLVTTWASLPVDIVKTRVQNSTSGEGQLKVFANVIRNEGLLALWSGFLPTFGKLGPHTVFTFIFMEQLIALYRKLNPPPPPKK from the exons ATGATGGCTATATGCGTGGTCCAGCCTTTTGATTTGGTAAAAACCCGAATGCAGTTGCAAGGGAAAGCTGCCAAGAAGGAAACCTTGTACAGTGTTGGCAAGGAGATCATAAGATGCGAGGGTTACCGCGGCTTTTACACTGGACTGTCTGCAGCCCTGTTCCGACAAGCCACCTACACCACGGCCAGACTCGGCAGCTTCAATGTTTTGACTGATTACTATACTCC GTCATACGGCGTGCCAACCTTTGGCGCGAAGTTGATGCTTGGTGTGCTGGCTGGTGCTATTGGTGCGACCATCGGGAACCCTGCAGAGGTAGCCCTGATCCGCATGACGGCAGACGGTCGACTACCAAAAGCACGAAGGCGGaactataaacatatattcaaCGCGCTCGGCAG AATTGCTTCCGAGGAAGGTGTTTTGGCTTTGTGGCGAGGCGTCGCAGCCACCGTGACAAGAGCTATGGTGGTGAACGGTGCTCAGCTCGGCACATATACGCAG GCCAGAGAGATGCTGTTGCCGTCCCTGGGTGACGGCATGTTCCTCCACTTCTGCTCCTCAATGATCTCCGGGCTGGTCACCACCTGGGCCTCGTTGCCTGTGGACATTGTTAAGACCAG AGTTCAAAACTCCACGTCAGGCGAGGGTCAATTGAAAGTTTTCGCGAACGTGATCCGAAACGAGGGGCTCCTTGCCTTGTGGAGTGGCTTCCTCCCTACCTTCGGCAAGCTGGGTCCCCACACTGTCTTCACCTTCATCTTTATGGAACAGCTGATAGCTCTGTATCGCAAACTGAACCCACCACCGCCACCGAAAAAATAA
- the LOC128675482 gene encoding mitochondrial 2-oxoglutarate/malate carrier protein-like isoform X1, with amino-acid sequence MGKEPPKPPPIPGYINFLIGGSSGMMAICVVQPFDLVKTRMQLQGKAAKKETLYSVGKEIIRCEGYRGFYTGLSAALFRQATYTTARLGSFNVLTDYYTPSYGVPTFGAKLMLGVLAGAIGATIGNPAEVALIRMTADGRLPKARRRNYKHIFNALGRIASEEGVLALWRGVAATVTRAMVVNGAQLGTYTQAREMLLPSLGDGMFLHFCSSMISGLVTTWASLPVDIVKTRVQNSTSGEGQLKVFANVIRNEGLLALWSGFLPTFGKLGPHTVFTFIFMEQLIALYRKLNPPPPPKK; translated from the exons ATGGGTAAAGAACCGCCGAAACCACCTCCCATCCCAGGCTATATCAATTTCCTGATCGGTGGGTCCAGCGG TATGATGGCTATATGCGTGGTCCAGCCTTTTGATTTGGTAAAAACCCGAATGCAGTTGCAAGGGAAAGCTGCCAAGAAGGAAACCTTGTACAGTGTTGGCAAGGAGATCATAAGATGCGAGGGTTACCGCGGCTTTTACACTGGACTGTCTGCAGCCCTGTTCCGACAAGCCACCTACACCACGGCCAGACTCGGCAGCTTCAATGTTTTGACTGATTACTATACTCC GTCATACGGCGTGCCAACCTTTGGCGCGAAGTTGATGCTTGGTGTGCTGGCTGGTGCTATTGGTGCGACCATCGGGAACCCTGCAGAGGTAGCCCTGATCCGCATGACGGCAGACGGTCGACTACCAAAAGCACGAAGGCGGaactataaacatatattcaaCGCGCTCGGCAG AATTGCTTCCGAGGAAGGTGTTTTGGCTTTGTGGCGAGGCGTCGCAGCCACCGTGACAAGAGCTATGGTGGTGAACGGTGCTCAGCTCGGCACATATACGCAG GCCAGAGAGATGCTGTTGCCGTCCCTGGGTGACGGCATGTTCCTCCACTTCTGCTCCTCAATGATCTCCGGGCTGGTCACCACCTGGGCCTCGTTGCCTGTGGACATTGTTAAGACCAG AGTTCAAAACTCCACGTCAGGCGAGGGTCAATTGAAAGTTTTCGCGAACGTGATCCGAAACGAGGGGCTCCTTGCCTTGTGGAGTGGCTTCCTCCCTACCTTCGGCAAGCTGGGTCCCCACACTGTCTTCACCTTCATCTTTATGGAACAGCTGATAGCTCTGTATCGCAAACTGAACCCACCACCGCCACCGAAAAAATAA